The Nitrospirales bacterium genome includes a window with the following:
- the lptF gene encoding LPS export ABC transporter permease LptF, whose product MMLLERYLTKEIAKPFFVICSLLVLMFVSFNWVRFLGRAVDAQLPTNMIFTLIMFKVIIALEVLLPVAMLLSIVLALGRLSMESEVTALSACGVSPLKIVKVVFGLALVLAGIVSALSLFIRPWAYQQSYDLEAKADTGFRISDLEAGRFYEREKNGGSLVLFMQKIDQTAGIMKHVFVQTEKNGNIRILSAKEARERFDHGIGKIVPVLIDGYEYKLSRQAGIDRITEFQELTLYPDDPKPPYYTRKAASNSRLIASSSPKEIAEFQWRLSTGPSTLLLALLGIPLSRATPRQGKYAKIFVAIVAFAVYYNLGAMAKTWVEQGLVNPTFPGIWWVNGLLLVALGIAYWPKSLFRHMRLGKVSVSL is encoded by the coding sequence ATGATGTTACTTGAACGATATCTCACGAAAGAAATCGCGAAGCCGTTCTTCGTGATCTGCAGCCTTCTCGTCCTAATGTTCGTGAGCTTTAACTGGGTACGGTTCTTGGGACGTGCGGTTGACGCTCAACTGCCCACGAACATGATCTTCACACTTATCATGTTTAAGGTCATCATTGCCCTCGAAGTGTTGCTCCCCGTCGCCATGCTCTTATCCATCGTTCTGGCACTTGGTCGCCTGTCCATGGAATCGGAAGTCACGGCCTTATCAGCTTGCGGGGTCAGTCCTCTGAAAATCGTCAAAGTCGTCTTTGGCTTGGCTCTCGTTCTAGCTGGCATCGTCAGTGCGCTCTCGTTATTCATTCGGCCTTGGGCTTATCAGCAAAGTTACGATCTCGAAGCGAAGGCAGACACCGGCTTCCGCATTTCAGACCTTGAGGCTGGTCGGTTTTATGAACGAGAAAAAAATGGCGGGTCTTTGGTGCTGTTCATGCAAAAGATTGATCAAACCGCAGGCATCATGAAACACGTGTTCGTACAAACAGAAAAGAATGGCAATATACGCATTCTCTCGGCGAAAGAGGCTCGCGAACGTTTTGACCACGGAATCGGAAAGATCGTCCCCGTCTTGATCGATGGCTATGAATACAAATTGTCACGACAAGCAGGCATCGATCGCATCACGGAATTCCAGGAACTCACCCTATATCCCGATGATCCCAAACCGCCATACTATACACGAAAAGCTGCTTCGAATTCACGATTGATTGCGTCTTCCAGCCCCAAAGAGATCGCAGAATTCCAGTGGAGACTTTCGACGGGCCCCTCGACCCTCCTCTTGGCACTCCTGGGAATCCCATTGAGCCGTGCCACCCCTCGTCAAGGGAAATATGCCAAAATATTCGTGGCAATCGTAGCATTCGCGGTTTATTACAACTTAGGAGCCATGGCTAAAACTTGGGTGGAACAAGGATTGGTTAATCCGACGTTTCCGGGAATTTGGTGGGTCAACGGGCTTCTGCTTGTCGCTCTGGGCATTGCCTATTGGCCAAAATCTCTCTTCCGACACATGCGACTGGGGAAAGTATCCGTTTCGCTCTAG
- the lptG gene encoding LPS export ABC transporter permease LptG: MNILDRYIATSVLTSYGLILLLFSTIFSFFIFSDELDQVGTGVYSLQHAFTHVLLTVPGRMIDLAPITALLGSIIGLGALANHQELIAMQAAGVSTIRIAWSVLRVGILFMIMIVVLEEFIHPPLAHYAHNKRAIALADSQTLQSEDGFWFHDASRFIKIGELRYGKLPENIDVYEFDAQGKLHIFTHASMADIVSPNQWILRDVDQKIIDSQGITSKHLPELIWDSFLSKNQVGIFSTPPDMFSLTQLASYLRYSREHGKNSKRLELVFWQKIAMPFTSGAMVLLAIPFIFGPLRSSTTGKRILIGSGIAIAFHFGSQILGQVGLLWEFDPILTTFAPTFILTGIAAWLWSHKS; this comes from the coding sequence ATGAACATCCTCGATCGTTACATCGCGACTTCGGTGCTCACCAGCTATGGACTCATCCTCTTGCTATTTTCGACAATCTTCAGTTTTTTCATCTTTTCCGACGAACTCGATCAGGTGGGCACCGGCGTCTATTCACTCCAACATGCCTTCACTCATGTGCTCTTGACCGTCCCAGGTCGCATGATCGATCTCGCGCCGATTACCGCGTTACTCGGCAGCATTATCGGATTGGGTGCCCTTGCCAATCATCAAGAACTCATCGCGATGCAAGCCGCTGGAGTCTCCACCATCCGCATCGCCTGGTCGGTCTTAAGAGTCGGGATCCTGTTCATGATCATGATCGTGGTTCTCGAGGAATTCATTCATCCCCCTCTGGCGCATTATGCACACAACAAACGGGCAATAGCTCTAGCTGACTCTCAAACTCTCCAGAGTGAAGATGGGTTTTGGTTCCACGACGCGTCGCGGTTCATTAAAATTGGCGAACTTCGATACGGTAAGCTTCCTGAAAACATCGATGTGTACGAGTTTGACGCCCAAGGCAAGTTACACATTTTCACTCATGCCAGTATGGCCGACATTGTCTCCCCCAACCAATGGATACTCCGGGATGTTGATCAAAAAATTATCGATAGCCAAGGCATTACATCCAAGCATCTGCCTGAATTGATATGGGATTCATTCTTGAGCAAGAACCAGGTAGGAATTTTCTCGACGCCTCCTGACATGTTTTCCCTGACCCAGCTTGCTTCCTACTTGCGCTACTCGCGAGAACATGGAAAGAATTCTAAACGCCTCGAACTCGTGTTCTGGCAAAAAATCGCGATGCCCTTTACCTCGGGGGCAATGGTCCTCCTCGCCATTCCTTTCATATTCGGTCCGCTGCGATCGTCGACGACTGGCAAACGGATCCTGATCGGATCCGGCATAGCCATCGCCTTTCACTTTGGCAGTCAAATACTGGGACAGGTGGGACTTCTTTGGGAATTCGACCCGATTCTCACCACCTTTGCCCCCACGTTCATCCTTACGGGTATCGCCGCGTGGCTCTGGTCACACAAAAGTTAA
- a CDS encoding phosphocholine cytidylyltransferase family protein, with product MKTIILSAGQGRRLLPLTADTPKCLLQVGERSVLEWQLHELQSSGIDQVVVIVGYGADKVEDHLKQRGHDDWVRTVYNPFYAVADNLGSCWVARHEMLDDFVLLNGDTLFESAIPRRLLSSPVQPVTLVTDSKPTYDADDMKVILDGTRLAKVGKTIPIHETHGESIGMMAFRDEGPSLFRQAVERALRRPESLKKWYLSIVDELAQQGQVWTCAINGLGWGEIDSPADLDYAHTLAERFPSR from the coding sequence ATGAAAACCATCATTTTAAGCGCTGGACAGGGACGACGTTTATTGCCTCTCACGGCAGACACTCCGAAATGTTTGTTGCAGGTTGGCGAAAGGTCGGTTCTTGAGTGGCAACTGCACGAACTACAGAGCAGTGGAATTGACCAAGTGGTAGTGATCGTCGGATATGGAGCCGATAAAGTCGAAGATCATCTGAAACAACGCGGCCACGATGATTGGGTTCGCACGGTTTATAATCCATTTTACGCTGTGGCGGATAATTTAGGAAGTTGCTGGGTGGCTCGTCATGAGATGCTGGATGATTTTGTTCTTCTGAACGGCGATACGCTGTTTGAGTCGGCCATCCCCCGGCGATTGTTATCTTCTCCGGTTCAGCCTGTCACGTTAGTCACTGACTCCAAACCGACGTATGATGCCGATGACATGAAGGTCATTCTTGACGGGACTAGACTGGCCAAAGTCGGCAAAACGATTCCCATTCATGAAACGCATGGTGAATCGATCGGAATGATGGCGTTTCGCGATGAAGGCCCGTCCCTGTTTCGTCAGGCGGTTGAACGTGCTCTTCGGCGGCCTGAGTCGTTGAAGAAGTGGTATTTATCGATCGTCGACGAACTGGCGCAGCAAGGGCAGGTCTGGACCTGTGCGATCAATGGTCTCGGGTGGGGAGAGATCGACAGTCCAGCTGATCTCGATTATGCCCATACACTCGCCGAACGTTTCCCCTCTCGTTGA
- a CDS encoding metallophosphoesterase, which yields MTTFTFAQLSDPHLTTLEGIDLGDLFNKRILGYLSWRKHRRREHRREVLNALIKDLRQKEPDHIVITGDLTHLGLPLEFRMVQEWLKDLGPASRVTVIPGNHETYVPTPWEETFAHWTPYLLSDEPKRSASQNGSIEAFPSVRLRGKAAFIGLSSAQPTFPFLATGRLDAAQLTKLQEILDQLGEQKLFRVVLVHHPPLAGMVSWRKSLTNVGELEDVLSRCGAELVLHGHAHRSMLSYLSRPTQCIPVVGAPSASAVGKTSDRRACYHLFRMTEEQGAYDLVLNTYTYSPDDQGFHLEQTHHFPTIQCRQS from the coding sequence ATGACCACGTTTACCTTTGCACAACTGTCCGATCCACATTTGACCACATTGGAAGGGATTGATCTTGGAGATTTATTCAATAAGCGTATACTCGGATACCTGTCGTGGCGCAAGCATCGCCGCAGAGAACATCGTCGGGAGGTCTTGAACGCGCTCATTAAGGATTTACGTCAAAAAGAGCCTGACCATATTGTGATTACCGGTGATCTCACTCACCTGGGATTGCCGTTAGAATTTCGAATGGTTCAGGAGTGGCTCAAGGATTTAGGGCCGGCTTCGCGAGTCACGGTTATTCCTGGCAATCACGAAACCTATGTTCCCACACCATGGGAGGAAACCTTTGCTCATTGGACGCCTTATCTGCTTTCTGATGAACCCAAGAGGAGCGCTTCTCAGAATGGTTCTATCGAAGCGTTTCCGAGTGTTCGTCTTCGAGGAAAGGCGGCCTTTATCGGGTTATCCAGTGCGCAGCCGACGTTCCCGTTTTTGGCCACGGGTCGTCTTGATGCCGCACAACTCACCAAACTTCAGGAAATATTGGATCAATTGGGGGAACAGAAGTTGTTTCGAGTTGTCTTAGTCCATCATCCACCTTTAGCAGGCATGGTCTCCTGGCGAAAATCTTTAACGAATGTTGGAGAATTAGAGGATGTTCTGTCTCGTTGCGGCGCTGAACTTGTGCTGCATGGCCATGCTCATCGCTCAATGCTCAGTTATCTCTCAAGGCCAACGCAATGCATACCGGTCGTGGGTGCTCCCTCGGCTTCGGCCGTGGGTAAGACGTCCGATCGCCGGGCCTGTTACCATCTCTTTCGCATGACAGAAGAGCAGGGAGCCTACGATCTGGTACTCAATACTTATACCTACTCTCCCGATGATCAGGGCTTTCACCTTGAGCAAACCCACCATTTTCCGACAATTCAATGCCGTCAGAGCTGA